The following coding sequences are from one Ornithodoros turicata isolate Travis chromosome 1, ASM3712646v1, whole genome shotgun sequence window:
- the LOC135378270 gene encoding uncharacterized protein LOC135378270: MWSLLVAGLIFTVVAPSASQRHNNGLDEQKITQDLLDLKLLGLRLETKLTILESLVSRVASTSVPSSQCPTTPQTETEVATSDTQQRILRSQQAIIDISNRNAQHLEDLRNVVLTQTSHLANRSDLMIGLIKSELVYRRPQVTESAETTSSRRHNSPVDRHNLVR, from the exons ATGTGGTCTCTTCTGGTCGCCGGTCTCATCTTCACCGTCGTCGCTCCTTCTGCGAGTCAGCGGCACAACAATGGACTCGACGAGCAGAAAAT CACCCAAGACCTGCTTGACCTGAAGCTCCTGGGGCTCCGGCTGGAAACTAAGCTGACCATTCTGGAAAGTCTCGTGAGCCGCGTGGCCTCCACCAGTGTGCCCAGCAGTCAGTGTCCCACCACGCCACAAACGGAGACAGAGGTGGCCACCAGCGATACTCAGCAACGCATCCTGCGTTCCCAGCAAGCCATCATCGACATCAGCAATCGTAACGCTCAGCACCTGGAAGACCTCAGAAACGTGGTTCTTACGCAGACGTCTCACCTGGCCAACCGATCAGATCTCATGATCGGTCTCATCAAGTCAGAGCTTGTCTACCGTCGTCCCCAAGTGACGGAGTCAGCGGAGACGACCTCGTCACGTCGCCATAACTCACCGGTCGACAGACATAACCT GGTTCGATAG